One Terriglobia bacterium genomic window carries:
- the ahcY gene encoding adenosylhomocysteinase: KKAGREPFKVKDLSLAEFGRKEIQLAEQEMPGLMVVRQRYAAKKPLAGMQIMGSLHMTIQTAVLIETLAELGADVRWVSCNIFSTQDHAAAAVVVGRPETGGTPAKPRGIPVFAWKGENLEEYWWCTTEALRWPDNSGPVQIVDDGGDATLFVHKALEFETAGKVPSFNAASDPEEWGVILSTLSRELKERPGAWSKIAKAIKGVSEETTTGVHRLYQMEEAGKLLFPAINVNDSVTKSKFDNIYGCRHSLPDGLMRATDVMLGGKVAVVLGFGEVGKGCAQALRGQGCRVIVTEIDPICALQAAMEGYEVKPIEDVVSTADVFITTTGNKDVITVHHMAKMKDKAIVGNIGHFDNEIDMAGLKKVKGIQNINIKPQYDEWKFPDNHSVMILAEGRLLNLGCATGHPSFVMSASFTNQVLAQLDLKDNGSKYEKKVYMLPKKLDEEVARLHLDHLGVKLTKLTPEQASYIGVPVEGPYKASHYRY, encoded by the coding sequence AAAAAGGCTGGAAGAGAGCCTTTCAAAGTAAAAGATCTTTCTCTTGCGGAATTCGGCCGCAAGGAAATTCAACTGGCCGAGCAGGAAATGCCGGGATTAATGGTCGTCCGGCAGCGCTATGCTGCCAAGAAGCCGCTGGCGGGAATGCAGATCATGGGCAGCCTGCACATGACGATTCAGACCGCCGTGTTGATCGAAACGCTGGCCGAACTCGGGGCGGATGTCCGCTGGGTATCGTGCAACATTTTCTCGACCCAGGACCACGCGGCAGCGGCGGTCGTTGTTGGCCGTCCGGAAACCGGCGGTACACCGGCGAAGCCCCGCGGCATTCCGGTCTTCGCGTGGAAGGGCGAGAATCTCGAAGAATACTGGTGGTGCACGACTGAAGCACTGCGCTGGCCCGACAATTCCGGCCCGGTGCAGATTGTCGACGACGGCGGCGACGCCACATTATTCGTCCATAAAGCTCTCGAATTCGAAACCGCCGGCAAGGTTCCTTCATTCAACGCCGCATCGGATCCGGAAGAGTGGGGCGTGATCCTCAGCACGCTGTCGCGTGAATTGAAGGAGCGGCCCGGTGCCTGGTCGAAGATCGCGAAGGCCATCAAGGGAGTGTCGGAAGAGACGACCACCGGCGTGCACCGGCTCTATCAGATGGAAGAGGCCGGCAAGCTTCTGTTCCCGGCGATCAACGTCAACGACTCCGTGACGAAGAGCAAGTTCGACAACATCTACGGCTGCCGCCATTCCTTGCCCGATGGATTGATGCGCGCGACCGACGTGATGCTCGGCGGAAAAGTTGCTGTCGTGCTCGGCTTCGGCGAGGTCGGCAAGGGCTGCGCGCAGGCTCTGCGCGGACAGGGCTGCCGCGTGATCGTTACCGAAATCGATCCGATCTGCGCGCTGCAGGCGGCGATGGAAGGCTATGAAGTAAAGCCCATCGAGGATGTTGTTTCGACGGCCGACGTCTTCATCACGACGACCGGTAACAAAGACGTCATCACGGTCCACCACATGGCCAAGATGAAGGACAAGGCGATCGTCGGAAATATCGGCCACTTCGACAACGAAATCGACATGGCCGGATTGAAGAAGGTGAAAGGGATCCAGAACATCAACATCAAGCCGCAATACGATGAATGGAAGTTCCCGGACAACCACAGCGTCATGATCCTGGCCGAAGGCCGCCTGCTCAACCTGGGCTGCGCCACCGGCCATCCGAGTTTCGTGATGTCGGCGTCGTTCACCAACCAGGTTCTGGCGCAGCTCGACCTGAAAGACAACGGCAGCAAATATGAAAAGAAGGTCTACATGCTGCCCAAGAAGCTGGACGAGGAAGTCGCACGGCTCCACCTCGATCATCTTGGAGTGAAGCTGACGAAGCTCACGCCCGAGCAGGCCAGCTATATCGGCGTGCCGGTCGAAGGGCCGTACAAAGCTTCGCATTACCGCTACTAA
- a CDS encoding response regulator: MSDLLKGISVLVVEDDLDTCELIQAVLRQTGANVVVANTVDAAIKQQQRSPAHVLVSDIRLGGSDGFALIAAIRQHDKQYRGFTPAIALTAYSSPGDNERARSAGFNAYILKPFEPADLVNAIFDLAKRPAEPAA; encoded by the coding sequence ATGAGCGATTTATTGAAGGGCATCTCCGTCCTAGTTGTCGAAGATGATCTCGATACGTGCGAATTGATTCAGGCAGTTTTGAGACAAACCGGTGCGAATGTCGTTGTAGCCAACACGGTTGACGCCGCGATCAAGCAACAACAGCGGTCTCCTGCTCACGTCCTGGTATCGGACATACGCTTGGGAGGATCTGACGGATTCGCGCTGATTGCCGCCATCCGCCAGCACGACAAACAATATCGGGGCTTCACTCCAGCGATCGCGTTAACCGCATATTCGTCCCCGGGCGACAATGAAAGAGCAAGGTCGGCAGGTTTCAATGCTTATATATTGAAGCCTTTCGAACCGGCAGATCTTGTGAACGCTATTTTCGACCTGGCGAAGAGACCCGCCGAACCCGCTGCCTGA
- a CDS encoding M23 family metallopeptidase, producing the protein MKVLVILGLFVVVLGVIAVGVTHARWEGTPPEIMFNRDFKILGRAPALSLKVEDAGTGLKHVAIHLRQKDKDVVLADDSLHQEKTTTYDVGKLIADKYKAEDGPASLSVTATDNSLRHFFNGNRTDASKDFTFDTKPPTVQVMEGQHYINQGGSECVVYRVSDNVETSGVQVGSHFFPGYKFDKDLHLALFALEYDWPADTPMKVVARDAAGNEVTADFWHKVFLKKFRSRDIPLENSLIQKVVPEIMSHTPSVKDTGDPVKNFVEINSDLRKQDHARIAELAKNSPGEFLWHDAFVQLSNSKVESYFADRRTYVYDGKPVDQQDHVGFDLSVVQHTPIEAGNDGKVVLAEYFGIYGNAVMIDHGAGLISLYGHMSEIDVKPGQTVKKKEVIGKSGATGLAAGDHLHFGLFLQGIPVNPTEWWDEKWINDHVMSRIKE; encoded by the coding sequence ATGAAAGTTTTGGTTATTCTTGGTTTGTTTGTCGTTGTTCTCGGTGTGATTGCGGTTGGCGTTACACACGCGCGCTGGGAAGGGACTCCTCCGGAGATCATGTTCAATCGTGACTTCAAAATTCTTGGCCGCGCGCCGGCCCTGAGCTTGAAAGTCGAGGATGCCGGGACCGGCCTGAAACACGTAGCCATTCATCTCAGGCAGAAGGACAAGGATGTTGTGCTTGCGGACGACTCTCTTCATCAGGAAAAAACCACTACTTATGACGTCGGGAAGCTCATCGCCGACAAATACAAGGCCGAAGACGGTCCGGCAAGCCTGAGCGTCACCGCCACCGACAATTCCCTCCGCCACTTTTTCAACGGAAATCGCACCGACGCCTCAAAGGACTTTACCTTCGACACCAAGCCGCCAACGGTCCAGGTCATGGAAGGCCAGCACTACATCAATCAAGGCGGATCGGAATGCGTCGTCTATCGCGTCTCGGACAATGTGGAGACATCCGGCGTGCAGGTCGGCTCCCACTTCTTCCCCGGCTACAAATTCGACAAGGATCTGCATCTCGCTCTGTTCGCGCTCGAATACGACTGGCCGGCCGATACACCGATGAAAGTGGTCGCCCGCGACGCCGCCGGCAATGAAGTCACGGCCGACTTCTGGCACAAAGTATTCCTCAAGAAATTCCGGTCGCGGGATATTCCATTGGAAAACAGTCTCATCCAGAAAGTCGTTCCGGAGATCATGTCGCATACACCCTCGGTTAAAGACACCGGCGATCCGGTCAAGAACTTCGTCGAAATCAACAGCGACCTGCGCAAGCAGGATCATGCGCGAATCGCAGAGCTGGCCAAAAACTCTCCCGGCGAGTTCCTGTGGCACGATGCGTTTGTCCAATTGAGCAATTCAAAAGTGGAATCGTACTTCGCGGACCGGCGCACTTACGTTTACGACGGCAAGCCGGTCGACCAGCAGGATCACGTCGGATTCGATCTCTCTGTCGTCCAGCACACACCGATCGAAGCCGGCAACGATGGAAAGGTTGTGCTTGCAGAGTATTTCGGCATCTACGGCAACGCGGTCATGATCGACCATGGCGCCGGCCTGATTTCGCTCTACGGTCACATGAGCGAAATCGATGTCAAACCCGGACAAACCGTCAAGAAAAAGGAAGTCATCGGAAAAAGCGGCGCCACCGGTCTCGCGGCCGGCGACCATCTGCACTTCGGCTTGTTCCTGCAGGGCATTCCGGTGAATCCCACGGAATGGTGGGACGAGAAGTGGATCAATGACCACGTCATGAGCCGGATAAAAGAATAA